A genomic window from Methanobrevibacter ruminantium includes:
- a CDS encoding flavodoxin family protein, which produces MEILMITGSPHRDGTSNVLACEFIRGAEEAGHNVYRFDSAFEDVSPCRGCDSCRVHGGKCVYSDSMDNIYDKIMSSDMIVFVSPLYYFGLSAQIKAVIDRFYSINYEIMGAGKKSALLATATDGNDWTMSALELNYDNIVRYLGFEDCGKILATFCYLKPDVINSNYPNMAYELGKSL; this is translated from the coding sequence ATGGAAATTTTAATGATTACAGGAAGTCCGCATAGAGATGGCACTTCAAATGTTTTAGCATGTGAATTTATTAGGGGTGCAGAGGAAGCAGGACATAATGTTTATAGATTTGACTCTGCTTTTGAAGATGTATCTCCATGCAGAGGATGTGATTCCTGCAGAGTTCATGGTGGAAAATGTGTTTATTCAGATTCTATGGATAATATTTATGATAAGATCATGTCTTCAGATATGATCGTTTTTGTTAGTCCATTGTATTATTTCGGTCTTTCAGCTCAAATAAAAGCGGTTATAGATAGATTTTATTCAATCAATTATGAAATCATGGGGGCTGGCAAGAAGTCTGCATTGCTTGCAACTGCAACTGATGGGAATGATTGGACCATGTCTGCACTTGAATTGAATTATGATAATATAGTTCGCTATTTGGGTTTTGAAGATTGCGGTAAAATATTGGCTACTTTCTGTTATTTAAAGCCAGATGTCATTAATTCAAACTATCCTAATATGGCTTATGAATTAGGCAAATCCCTTTAA
- a CDS encoding aldo/keto reductase, which translates to MKNMGFGMMRLPQLDENDFSSVDFEQVKKMADVYMENGFNYFDTAYAYHDGASEVALRKAVVERYPRDSFVIADKMPTFLITEESQVEPIFKEQLERCGVDYFDYYMIHNVSSFSEAGWKYVDTFGFCKKMKDEGKIKKLGLSTHANAEFLDNILKEHPEMEFVQLQINYLDWENDGVESRKCVEVAHKYGLPIIVMEPLKGGFLADLPEEAEKKLKEYNPDESPVSWALRYVAGIDGVFMVLSGASSLEQMEENLGFMDDYNPLNEEEHKIIEDVTEIINSNIAIPCTKCNYCISSCPSNIMIPKLFDLYNNEKIQGLKVGEFTAVGNAYRNYSFLDGVGIASDCTGCEACMKECPQQLDIASLMPEVAKTFETEVYGFTKDDN; encoded by the coding sequence ATGAAGAATATGGGATTTGGAATGATGAGATTGCCACAACTTGATGAAAATGATTTCTCAAGTGTAGATTTTGAACAAGTTAAGAAGATGGCAGATGTTTATATGGAAAACGGCTTCAATTACTTTGATACCGCTTATGCTTATCATGATGGAGCAAGTGAAGTTGCTTTAAGAAAAGCGGTCGTAGAACGTTATCCAAGGGACTCATTTGTAATTGCAGATAAGATGCCAACTTTCTTAATCACTGAAGAGTCTCAAGTGGAACCAATCTTCAAGGAACAATTGGAACGTTGCGGTGTAGATTACTTTGATTATTATATGATTCATAATGTAAGCAGCTTTTCTGAAGCAGGATGGAAATATGTAGATACCTTTGGTTTCTGTAAAAAGATGAAAGATGAAGGTAAAATCAAGAAGTTAGGTCTTTCCACTCATGCAAATGCAGAATTCCTGGACAATATATTGAAGGAACATCCTGAAATGGAATTTGTCCAATTGCAAATCAATTATCTTGACTGGGAAAATGATGGGGTAGAATCAAGAAAATGTGTTGAAGTTGCTCATAAGTATGGTTTGCCTATTATTGTTATGGAACCATTGAAAGGAGGATTCTTGGCAGATCTTCCTGAAGAAGCGGAGAAAAAATTGAAAGAGTATAATCCTGATGAATCTCCAGTATCTTGGGCATTGCGTTATGTAGCAGGAATCGATGGTGTGTTCATGGTATTGTCTGGTGCAAGCAGCTTGGAGCAAATGGAAGAAAACCTAGGTTTCATGGATGACTACAATCCACTTAATGAGGAAGAGCATAAGATCATTGAGGACGTAACTGAAATTATTAACAGTAATATTGCAATCCCTTGCACTAAGTGTAATTACTGCATTAGTTCATGTCCTTCAAATATCATGATTCCTAAATTGTTTGACTTGTATAACAACGAGAAGATTCAAGGTTTAAAGGTTGGTGAATTCACTGCAGTTGGAAATGCATATAGAAACTATTCATTTTTGGATGGGGTGGGAATTGCTTCTGACTGTACTGGCTGTGAAGCATGCATGAAGGAATGTCCTCAGCAACTTGATATTGCAAGCTTAATGCCCGAAGTTGCTAAAACCTTTGAAACAGAGGTTTATGGATTCACTAAGGATGATAATTAA
- a CDS encoding radical SAM protein: MTKKDLTCGGSHKGAKFAHITKVHPCYNEKLHDKVGRVHVPIAPKCNIGCNFCIRSINTEEDRPGVAGSIMDADAAVEHVLNVTEDSAITVVGVAGPGDSLANEATFEFFEKINEAKPDLIKCMSTNGLLLPKYAERIAELGVNTVTVTVNAVDPEILKDINGFIVYEGKAYKGLEAAEILSRNQLEGIKKITDLGVVVKVNIVLIPGLNDEHIVEIAKTVKECGADLVNVLPLIPLNKMADYPRPGCGEIEKARSDVEEYLPVFRACTQCRADAYGIPGKKHEDHHLGNAPQSHF; encoded by the coding sequence ATGACTAAAAAAGATTTAACTTGTGGAGGAAGTCATAAAGGTGCAAAATTTGCACACATTACAAAAGTGCATCCATGCTATAATGAAAAATTGCATGATAAGGTAGGAAGAGTTCACGTACCTATTGCTCCTAAATGTAATATTGGATGTAATTTCTGTATAAGATCAATTAATACTGAAGAGGATAGGCCGGGAGTTGCAGGTTCCATTATGGATGCAGACGCTGCAGTGGAACATGTATTGAATGTAACTGAAGACAGTGCAATCACTGTTGTTGGTGTTGCAGGTCCTGGAGATTCATTAGCTAATGAAGCTACTTTTGAGTTCTTTGAAAAAATTAATGAAGCAAAGCCTGATTTAATTAAATGTATGAGTACAAATGGTCTTTTGCTTCCTAAGTATGCTGAAAGAATTGCGGAGCTTGGAGTAAATACTGTAACTGTTACAGTGAATGCTGTTGATCCTGAAATCCTAAAGGATATCAATGGATTCATTGTCTATGAAGGCAAAGCATACAAAGGACTTGAAGCAGCTGAAATTCTCTCCAGAAACCAATTGGAAGGAATCAAGAAAATCACTGATCTTGGTGTAGTTGTAAAAGTCAACATTGTTCTTATTCCTGGATTGAATGATGAGCATATTGTGGAAATCGCTAAAACAGTAAAAGAATGCGGTGCAGACTTAGTGAATGTTCTCCCACTCATTCCATTAAACAAGATGGCTGATTATCCAAGACCTGGATGTGGAGAGATTGAAAAGGCACGTAGTGATGTTGAAGAGTATCTTCCAGTATTCAGAGCATGCACTCAATGTAGAGCAGACGCTTATGGAATTCCTGGTAAGAAACACGAAGACCATCACTTAGGAAATGCTCCTCAGTCTCACTTCTAA
- the mtnA gene encoding S-methyl-5-thioribose-1-phosphate isomerase, which produces MRTLEWEDNKLKLIDQTKLPDELTYVYCSTYQEVIDAIKTMVVRGAPAIGVSAAFGMALAQIAGEDMEKVAVEMKNARPTAVNLMWAVDRVMKADNMLNEAMAMAGEDINTNLTIGEYGAELIDDGDTILTHCNAGALACVDYGTALGVFRSAFNQGKDIQVICDETRPRGQGASLSVWEMQQEGIPVKLIPDVASGYLMSIGKIDKVVIGADRVAYDGIANKIGSFMVALAAKRFDIPFYIAAPFSTFDKEISIFDTVIEERDPNEVIFYGGARICPEGTEVINPAFDIVPKDLITGIITEKGVIDLNNLEKDFKDLF; this is translated from the coding sequence ATGAGAACTTTAGAATGGGAAGACAATAAATTAAAGCTTATAGATCAAACAAAATTGCCTGATGAATTGACTTATGTTTATTGCAGCACTTATCAGGAAGTTATAGATGCAATCAAGACAATGGTTGTTCGTGGAGCTCCTGCAATAGGTGTTTCAGCTGCTTTCGGTATGGCACTTGCCCAAATTGCTGGGGAAGATATGGAAAAGGTTGCTGTAGAGATGAAAAATGCAAGACCTACAGCTGTAAATCTTATGTGGGCAGTTGACAGAGTTATGAAAGCGGACAATATGTTGAATGAAGCAATGGCAATGGCTGGAGAAGACATAAACACTAACTTAACCATTGGTGAATATGGTGCTGAGCTTATTGATGATGGGGATACGATCTTAACCCACTGTAATGCTGGTGCGCTTGCATGTGTGGACTATGGCACTGCATTAGGTGTTTTCCGTTCTGCATTCAATCAAGGAAAGGACATTCAAGTCATCTGTGATGAAACCCGTCCAAGAGGACAAGGCGCAAGTTTAAGCGTTTGGGAAATGCAACAGGAAGGAATTCCTGTAAAGTTGATTCCAGATGTTGCAAGCGGTTATCTAATGTCAATCGGAAAGATTGATAAGGTAGTAATCGGTGCAGATAGGGTGGCTTATGACGGCATTGCAAACAAGATTGGTTCATTTATGGTTGCTCTTGCTGCTAAAAGATTTGACATTCCATTTTATATTGCAGCTCCATTCAGTACCTTTGATAAGGAGATTTCCATCTTTGATACAGTTATTGAAGAACGTGATCCTAACGAAGTAATCTTCTATGGTGGTGCCAGAATATGTCCTGAAGGAACTGAAGTAATCAATCCTGCTTTTGATATAGTTCCTAAAGACCTAATCACAGGAATCATTACAGAAAAAGGAGTAATTGATTTAAACAATTTAGAAAAGGACTTTAAGGATCTTTTTTAA
- the dph5 gene encoding diphthine synthase translates to MFYLVGLGLFDEKDISLKGLEALKKVDKVYAEFFTSRLFGSNFEKIESIIGKEIIVLDRTQVEEESIFLREAKDKDVALITGGDPLIATTHSDFLVECARNDIDFEVIHGSSILSSAPAISGLQAYKFGKVTTIPFPDLEYNYFPKSPYISIEENLKMDMHTLVLLDIQAHNDKYMTVNEGLENLMAIKDNLDHEGLVNEETLAIGIARVGSKDNLVKAGYVKDLIDFDFGGPLHCIVIPSKLHIVEAEYLVEVAGAPKEILEDI, encoded by the coding sequence ATGTTTTATTTGGTTGGTTTAGGATTATTCGATGAAAAGGACATATCTTTAAAAGGTTTGGAAGCATTAAAAAAAGTGGATAAGGTTTATGCTGAGTTTTTCACTTCACGCTTATTCGGCTCTAATTTTGAAAAGATTGAATCAATTATTGGAAAGGAGATTATTGTTCTTGACAGAACTCAGGTGGAAGAAGAGTCAATCTTTTTAAGGGAAGCTAAAGATAAGGATGTTGCATTGATTACTGGTGGAGACCCTTTAATAGCTACAACACATTCTGATTTTCTAGTGGAATGTGCAAGAAATGATATTGATTTTGAAGTCATTCACGGATCAAGCATTTTATCTTCAGCACCAGCTATTTCAGGCCTTCAAGCATATAAGTTCGGTAAGGTCACTACCATTCCATTCCCTGATTTGGAGTATAATTATTTCCCTAAATCCCCGTATATATCTATTGAAGAGAACTTAAAGATGGATATGCATACCTTGGTCCTATTGGATATTCAAGCACATAATGATAAGTACATGACTGTAAATGAAGGGTTGGAAAATCTAATGGCCATTAAGGATAACCTTGACCATGAAGGACTTGTTAATGAGGAAACTCTAGCTATTGGTATTGCAAGAGTGGGATCTAAGGATAATCTTGTAAAGGCAGGATATGTTAAAGACCTAATTGATTTTGATTTTGGAGGTCCTCTTCATTGCATTGTAATTCCTTCCAAATTGCATATTGTTGAAGCCGAATATTTGGTGGAAGTTGCTGGGGCTCCTAAAGAAATCCTGGAGGATATCTGA
- a CDS encoding cupin domain-containing protein, with amino-acid sequence MLIDFNELKEITIPNMNGGEGKVIAKMDVNDCGRFIQTVIPPKSSIGPHLQETNDDINLIVSGEGIAICDDSEEILKAGTCHVCPKGSTHSIINAGDEDLVFYTVVPQK; translated from the coding sequence ATGTTAATAGATTTTAATGAACTTAAAGAAATCACAATTCCAAATATGAATGGTGGGGAAGGGAAGGTAATTGCAAAAATGGATGTGAATGATTGTGGGAGATTTATTCAAACTGTCATTCCACCTAAATCATCAATTGGGCCTCATCTTCAGGAAACAAATGATGATATAAATCTCATTGTCTCTGGTGAAGGGATTGCAATATGTGATGATTCAGAAGAGATTTTAAAAGCTGGAACTTGTCATGTTTGTCCAAAGGGATCCACTCATTCCATAATAAATGCGGGTGATGAGGATTTGGTGTTTTATACTGTGGTTCCTCAAAAATAA
- a CDS encoding class I SAM-dependent methyltransferase, with the protein MLTLKIPVQNIEATRQIVLNHKIIDFDYKIKVENGFGHIPIKEGTDEELLSKVMEECKKEIIKQNENYTIEIMDLSQEEDLETVKRFPRSITELLKGKLSEEESEELKKSFDIIGDVVIVEIPEDLEAHKKEIGQATLQFTKRKTVYMKKSAIKGVIRVRELELIAGEDTPITIHKEHGTRLKLDVKNVYFSPRLATERKRVQEATQDGEEILDMFAGIGPFPIVIAHEKNVNITAVDINEYAIKYLNENIKLNKLAPNAHITAICGDTNEVALNELKGKKFDRLIMNLPGLAPEFLDLAVSLCKDGGVIHYYEFSDGFSQGIKRAQIACEKQNKEVEILNTRKVKSSSPGMWHVAIDCKVNENNS; encoded by the coding sequence ATGTTAACACTAAAAATTCCAGTGCAGAATATAGAGGCGACAAGACAAATTGTACTAAATCATAAAATTATTGACTTTGACTATAAGATTAAAGTCGAAAATGGTTTCGGACATATTCCCATTAAAGAAGGAACAGATGAGGAATTGCTTTCAAAAGTTATGGAAGAGTGCAAGAAAGAAATCATTAAGCAAAATGAGAATTATACAATCGAAATTATGGATTTAAGCCAAGAAGAAGACCTCGAAACTGTAAAGAGATTTCCAAGAAGCATAACAGAACTTCTTAAAGGCAAATTAAGTGAAGAGGAAAGTGAAGAGCTTAAAAAATCCTTTGACATCATTGGGGATGTTGTGATTGTAGAGATTCCAGAAGATCTTGAAGCCCATAAAAAGGAAATAGGTCAAGCAACCCTCCAATTCACTAAACGAAAAACTGTTTACATGAAAAAAAGTGCAATTAAGGGTGTTATAAGAGTAAGGGAACTTGAACTTATCGCTGGAGAGGACACTCCTATCACAATCCATAAAGAACATGGCACTAGATTGAAATTGGATGTGAAAAACGTTTATTTCTCACCAAGACTTGCTACTGAAAGGAAAAGGGTGCAAGAAGCAACACAAGATGGAGAAGAGATTCTTGACATGTTTGCAGGAATCGGACCGTTTCCAATTGTAATCGCTCATGAAAAGAATGTGAACATAACTGCAGTGGACATCAATGAATATGCGATTAAGTACTTGAATGAGAATATCAAGCTAAATAAGTTGGCGCCTAATGCTCACATCACGGCAATTTGTGGTGATACAAATGAAGTTGCATTAAATGAATTAAAGGGAAAGAAATTCGATAGACTTATTATGAATCTTCCAGGGTTAGCACCTGAATTCTTAGATTTGGCTGTTTCATTATGCAAGGATGGTGGAGTCATTCACTATTACGAGTTTTCAGATGGATTTTCACAAGGTATAAAAAGAGCACAAATAGCTTGTGAGAAACAAAACAAGGAAGTTGAAATACTAAATACACGTAAAGTTAAATCATCAAGCCCAGGAATGTGGCATGTAGCTATTGATTGTAAAGTAAATGAAAATAATAGTTAA